Proteins from a genomic interval of Mycolicibacterium grossiae:
- a CDS encoding dihydrolipoamide acetyltransferase family protein — translation MSAVRDFLVPDLGEGLEDATITTWLVAVGDEVALNQPLCTVETNKAEVEIPSPYAGRVAELGGTEGQTLPVGSVLARIAVAGAPPTAPPTTQPPPTASVRTPVLVGYGVDAGLDGSRRRPRAKPRVRKLARDLNVDLAAVHPGSGPDGIVTRADVLAAEPRAADPGTAVGGVRLEMARRMALSRREIPDAHASVEVDGSALLRLRDRWRADGAPDVTPFAVLLRMVALALTRHPVLNATWLDTAEGPRVHEHAGVHLGIGVAAPRGLLVPVVTDAHRRTTRELVEEVARLIAAARAGTLAPAELGGSTFTVSNFGALGLDDGVPVINHPEAAILGVGSLRERAVVVDGSVVVRPTMRLTCAFDHRVADGAQVAAFLGDLRRLVETPESALLHL, via the coding sequence ATGAGCGCCGTCCGGGACTTCCTGGTGCCCGACCTCGGCGAGGGACTCGAGGACGCGACGATCACGACGTGGTTGGTCGCGGTCGGCGACGAGGTCGCGCTCAATCAGCCGCTGTGCACGGTCGAGACCAACAAGGCCGAGGTCGAGATCCCCAGCCCGTACGCCGGTCGCGTCGCCGAACTCGGCGGGACGGAGGGCCAGACGCTTCCGGTCGGGTCCGTGCTGGCGCGGATCGCGGTAGCGGGTGCGCCACCGACCGCACCGCCGACGACCCAACCACCGCCGACCGCGTCGGTGCGCACGCCGGTGCTGGTCGGTTACGGCGTCGACGCCGGGTTGGACGGCAGCCGGCGTCGGCCCCGGGCCAAGCCGCGGGTGCGCAAGCTCGCCCGGGATCTGAACGTGGACCTCGCCGCCGTGCACCCGGGATCGGGTCCCGACGGCATCGTCACGCGTGCCGACGTCCTGGCCGCGGAACCCCGGGCCGCCGACCCGGGGACCGCGGTCGGCGGCGTGCGCCTGGAGATGGCACGCCGAATGGCGTTGTCGCGACGCGAGATTCCGGACGCGCACGCGTCGGTCGAGGTCGACGGGTCGGCGTTGCTGCGGCTGCGCGACCGGTGGCGTGCGGACGGCGCTCCCGACGTCACGCCGTTCGCGGTGCTGCTGCGGATGGTGGCACTCGCGCTCACCCGGCACCCGGTGCTCAACGCGACGTGGCTCGACACCGCGGAGGGCCCGCGGGTGCACGAGCACGCCGGCGTGCACCTCGGCATCGGGGTCGCCGCGCCGCGCGGGCTGCTGGTGCCGGTGGTGACCGATGCGCACCGCCGGACCACCCGCGAGTTGGTCGAGGAGGTCGCCCGACTCATCGCGGCGGCGCGGGCCGGTACGCTCGCCCCCGCTGAACTCGGGGGCTCGACGTTCACCGTGTCGAACTTCGGCGCGCTCGGTCTCGACGATGGCGTGCCGGTGATCAACCACCCGGAGGCGGCGATCCTCGGGGTCGGGTCGTTGCGCGAGCGCGCCGTCGTGGTGGACGGGTCGGTGGTGGTCCGTCCCACGATGCGGTTGACGTGCGCCTTCGACCACCGCGTCGCCGACGGCGCCCAGGTGGCAGCCTTCCTCGGTGACCTACGCCGGCTCGTCGAGACTCCGGAATCGGCGTTGCTGCACCTGTAG
- a CDS encoding alpha-ketoacid dehydrogenase subunit beta, producing MTQLIERPSGVADDEPDPHPVAVDSTMAQAINRALHDAMSADDRMLVFGEDVARLGGVFRVTEGLAATFGEGRCFDTPLAESAIIGVAVGMALRGMVPVPEIQFDGFAAPAFDQMVSHLAKYRMRTRGDVDMPVTVRIPSFGGIGAVEHHSESTETYWLHSAGLKVVTPSTPHDAYWLLRHAIADRDPVVFLEPKRRYWAKGPVDTRSPAPPMGRAVIRRAGTDVTVLVYGPLVATALAAAELTPVSLEVVDLRSLNPLDVDTVVASVRRTGRAVVLHEGPRTLGFGAELAARISEDCFYELEAPVLRATGFDTPYPPARLEKSWLPGVDRLLDCVEKAMSQP from the coding sequence GTGACACAGCTGATCGAACGACCGTCCGGCGTCGCCGACGACGAGCCGGATCCGCACCCCGTTGCTGTGGATTCGACGATGGCACAGGCAATAAACCGGGCCCTGCACGACGCGATGAGCGCCGACGACCGGATGTTGGTCTTCGGGGAGGACGTCGCGCGCCTCGGCGGCGTGTTCCGGGTGACCGAGGGGCTGGCCGCCACGTTCGGCGAGGGCCGCTGCTTCGACACGCCCCTGGCCGAATCGGCCATCATCGGCGTTGCCGTCGGCATGGCACTGCGCGGAATGGTGCCCGTACCGGAGATCCAGTTCGACGGGTTCGCCGCACCCGCCTTCGATCAGATGGTGAGCCACCTCGCCAAGTACCGCATGCGCACCCGTGGCGACGTCGACATGCCGGTCACGGTCCGCATCCCGTCATTCGGCGGCATCGGCGCGGTGGAACACCATTCGGAGTCCACCGAGACCTACTGGCTGCACTCCGCCGGATTGAAGGTGGTCACGCCGTCGACACCCCACGACGCGTACTGGCTGCTGCGGCACGCCATCGCCGACCGTGACCCGGTGGTGTTCCTGGAACCCAAGCGGCGTTACTGGGCCAAGGGGCCGGTCGACACCCGTAGTCCTGCACCACCGATGGGCCGGGCGGTGATCCGTCGTGCGGGCACCGACGTGACCGTCCTGGTCTACGGACCCCTGGTGGCGACGGCCCTGGCCGCCGCGGAGCTGACCCCGGTGAGCCTCGAGGTCGTCGACCTACGGTCGCTCAATCCGCTCGACGTCGACACCGTCGTCGCCTCCGTCCGGCGGACCGGCCGCGCCGTGGTGCTGCACGAGGGCCCGCGGACACTGGGATTCGGCGCCGAACTGGCGGCCCGCATCTCGGAGGACTGCTTCTACGAACTGGAGGCGCCGGTGCTGCGGGCCACCGGCTTCGACACACCGTATCCGCCTGCACGACTGGAGAAGTCGTGGCTGCCGGGTGTCGACCGGTTGCTCGACTGCGTCGAGAAGGCGATGAGCCAGCCATGA
- the pdhA gene encoding pyruvate dehydrogenase (acetyl-transferring) E1 component subunit alpha codes for MAGFEAPPAQVEVEPMRLVAPDGTPTAETRHRRDLPPETLSWLYESMVVTRALDTEFVNLQRQGELALYASCRGQEAAQVGAAACLRKTDWLFPQYRELGALLVRGIAPAQMGAVWRGRWHGGLGFTEKCCAPLAIPIGTHGLHAVGAAMAAQRLEEDSVTVAFLGDGATSEGDAHEALNLAAVFAAPVVFFVQNNQWAISVPVQRQTAGPTLAHRAIGYGMPGIRVDGNDVLACYAVMEQAAARARGGGGPTLIEAVTYRMGPHTTSDDPTRYRDPGEVRDWLARDPISRYRTYLEGLGVWTSRLQERVDHRAQRLCADLRAAMISEPDIDVTEVFDTVYHDITPDLARQRDALLAELAREV; via the coding sequence ATGGCTGGATTCGAGGCACCCCCGGCGCAGGTCGAGGTCGAGCCGATGAGACTGGTGGCGCCCGACGGGACGCCCACCGCCGAGACCAGACATCGCCGCGACCTCCCGCCCGAGACCCTGTCCTGGCTCTACGAGTCGATGGTGGTGACGCGGGCGCTGGACACCGAGTTCGTCAACCTGCAGCGCCAGGGTGAACTCGCGTTGTACGCGTCGTGCCGCGGGCAGGAGGCCGCGCAGGTCGGCGCGGCGGCGTGCCTGCGCAAGACCGACTGGCTGTTCCCGCAGTACCGCGAACTCGGCGCGCTCCTGGTGCGCGGCATCGCCCCCGCGCAGATGGGCGCCGTGTGGCGGGGCCGCTGGCACGGCGGTCTCGGCTTCACCGAGAAGTGCTGCGCGCCGCTGGCCATCCCGATCGGCACCCACGGCCTGCACGCGGTGGGCGCGGCGATGGCTGCGCAGCGGCTCGAGGAGGACTCGGTGACCGTGGCCTTCCTCGGGGACGGCGCCACCTCCGAGGGGGACGCGCACGAAGCCCTGAATCTCGCCGCCGTGTTCGCCGCGCCGGTGGTCTTCTTCGTGCAGAACAACCAGTGGGCCATCTCGGTGCCCGTGCAGCGGCAGACCGCGGGCCCCACGCTGGCGCACCGCGCGATCGGCTACGGCATGCCCGGCATCCGCGTGGACGGCAACGACGTCCTGGCCTGCTACGCGGTGATGGAGCAGGCGGCGGCGCGGGCGCGCGGTGGCGGCGGTCCCACGCTCATCGAGGCCGTCACCTACCGGATGGGCCCGCACACCACCTCCGACGACCCGACCCGTTACCGCGACCCCGGCGAGGTACGCGACTGGCTGGCCCGCGACCCGATCAGCCGCTACCGCACCTACCTCGAGGGACTCGGGGTGTGGACGTCGCGGCTGCAGGAGCGCGTCGACCACCGCGCGCAGCGGCTGTGTGCCGACCTGCGGGCGGCGATGATCTCCGAACCCGACATCGACGTGACCGAGGTGTTCGACACCGTCTATCACGACATCACGCCCGACCTGGCGCGCCAGCGCGACGCCCTGCTGGCCGAGCTGGCGAGGGAGGTCTGA
- a CDS encoding HpcH/HpaI aldolase/citrate lyase family protein: MMLGTNGPGWLFCPADRPERFAKAAAAADVVILDLEDGVAAKDRDAARRALIDTPLDPARTVVRVNPTATADHAADLEALRATAYDTVMLAKTESADQVAALAPLRVIVLVETPLGALAVTETARVENAHAVMWGAEDLFAVTGGTANRWPDGSYRDVARHVRSQSLLAAKAFGKMALDSVYLDINDLDGLRAESDDAVAVGFDAKVAIHPTQVAVIRAAYAPTDEQVGWARRVLDTARNSRGVFAFEGIMVDAPVLRRAERIAALAPHPGR, from the coding sequence CTGATGCTCGGCACCAACGGGCCCGGCTGGCTGTTCTGCCCCGCCGACCGCCCCGAACGCTTCGCCAAGGCCGCCGCGGCCGCCGACGTCGTCATCCTCGATCTCGAGGACGGCGTGGCGGCGAAGGACCGCGACGCCGCCCGCCGGGCGCTGATCGACACCCCGCTCGACCCGGCGCGGACCGTCGTCCGGGTCAACCCCACCGCCACCGCGGACCACGCCGCCGACCTGGAGGCGCTGCGCGCCACGGCCTACGACACCGTGATGCTCGCCAAGACCGAGTCCGCCGACCAGGTCGCCGCACTGGCACCGCTGCGCGTCATCGTGCTCGTCGAGACTCCCCTGGGGGCGCTGGCCGTCACCGAGACCGCACGCGTCGAGAACGCCCATGCCGTGATGTGGGGCGCCGAGGACCTGTTCGCCGTCACCGGCGGCACCGCCAACCGCTGGCCCGACGGGAGCTACCGCGACGTCGCCCGGCACGTCCGGTCGCAGAGCCTGCTCGCGGCGAAGGCATTCGGCAAGATGGCGCTCGATTCGGTCTACCTGGACATCAACGACCTCGACGGGCTGCGCGCCGAGAGCGACGATGCGGTGGCGGTCGGATTCGACGCCAAGGTCGCGATCCATCCCACCCAGGTCGCGGTCATCCGCGCCGCCTACGCGCCGACCGACGAGCAGGTCGGCTGGGCGCGCCGGGTCCTCGACACGGCCCGAAACTCCCGCGGCGTCTTCGCGTTCGAGGGCATAATGGTCGATGCCCCAGTACTGCGGCGGGCAGAGCGCATCGCCGCGTTGGCGCCACACCCCGGCCGCTGA
- a CDS encoding MaoC family dehydratase: protein MSERRVVVQRGLWFEEFEAGVLYQHRPGRTITEADNVLFTTLTMNTQALHLDAAFSDALPPFHQRLVNSMFTLSTLVGLSVAQLTQGTIVGNLGFGEVAFPKPLFHGDTLYAETEVTDKRESKSRPGEGIVTFSHVGRNQHGDVVATASRKTMVRKRPAEEA from the coding sequence GTGAGCGAGCGGCGGGTCGTCGTTCAGCGCGGACTGTGGTTCGAGGAATTCGAGGCCGGCGTCCTCTACCAGCACCGGCCCGGCCGCACCATCACCGAGGCCGACAACGTGCTCTTCACGACGCTCACCATGAACACCCAGGCGCTGCACCTCGATGCGGCGTTCTCCGACGCGCTACCGCCGTTCCACCAGCGACTGGTCAACTCGATGTTCACGCTGTCCACGCTCGTCGGGCTGTCGGTCGCGCAGCTGACGCAGGGCACCATCGTCGGCAACCTCGGGTTCGGAGAGGTCGCCTTCCCCAAACCGCTGTTCCACGGCGACACGCTGTACGCGGAGACCGAGGTGACCGACAAGCGGGAGTCGAAGAGCCGGCCGGGGGAGGGCATCGTCACCTTCAGCCACGTGGGACGCAACCAGCACGGCGACGTCGTCGCCACGGCGTCGCGAAAGACCATGGTGCGCAAGCGCCCCGCCGAGGAGGCCTGA
- a CDS encoding acyl-CoA dehydrogenase family protein produces MTDFLSTGTLPDHYEQLAKTVRDFARTVVAPVAATHDREHSFPYEVVAGMADMGLFGLPFPEEYGGMGGDYFALCLALEELGKVDQSVAITLEAGVSLGAMPIHRFGTEEQKQEWLPLLASGKALGAFGLTEAGGGTDAGATRTTATLDDGHWVINGSKQFITNSGTDITKLVTVTAVTGDRDGKKEISSILVPVPTDGFTAEPAYDKVGWNASDTHPLSFDDVRVPAENLLGERGRGYANFLRILDEGRIAIAALSVGAAQGCVDECVRYAKEREAFGAAIGTYQAVSFKIARMEARAHAARAAYYDAAALMLSGKPFKKAAAVAKLVASEAAMDNARDATQVFGGYGYMNEYLVARHYRDSKILEIGEGTTEVQLMLIAREAGL; encoded by the coding sequence GTGACCGACTTCCTGTCCACCGGCACGCTGCCCGACCACTACGAGCAGCTCGCCAAGACCGTCCGCGACTTCGCCCGCACCGTCGTCGCGCCGGTGGCCGCCACGCACGACCGCGAGCACTCGTTCCCCTACGAGGTCGTCGCCGGGATGGCCGACATGGGCCTGTTCGGTCTGCCGTTCCCCGAGGAGTACGGCGGCATGGGCGGCGACTACTTCGCGTTGTGCCTGGCGCTGGAGGAACTCGGGAAGGTGGACCAGAGCGTCGCGATCACCCTCGAGGCCGGAGTATCGCTGGGCGCCATGCCGATTCACCGGTTCGGCACCGAGGAGCAGAAGCAGGAATGGCTGCCGCTGCTGGCCAGCGGCAAGGCGCTCGGCGCCTTCGGGCTCACCGAAGCCGGCGGTGGCACCGACGCCGGAGCCACCAGGACCACCGCGACACTCGACGACGGGCACTGGGTCATCAACGGCTCCAAGCAGTTCATCACGAACTCGGGCACCGACATCACCAAGCTGGTCACCGTCACCGCCGTGACGGGCGACCGCGACGGCAAGAAGGAGATCTCCTCGATCCTGGTGCCCGTGCCCACCGACGGCTTCACCGCCGAACCGGCCTACGACAAGGTCGGCTGGAACGCCTCGGACACCCATCCACTGAGCTTCGACGACGTCCGCGTGCCCGCGGAGAACCTGCTCGGCGAGCGCGGCCGCGGCTACGCGAACTTCCTGCGCATCCTCGACGAGGGCCGCATCGCCATCGCCGCGCTGTCGGTCGGCGCCGCCCAGGGCTGCGTCGACGAGTGCGTGCGCTACGCCAAGGAACGCGAGGCGTTCGGCGCCGCGATCGGCACCTACCAGGCGGTGTCCTTCAAGATCGCGCGCATGGAGGCCCGGGCCCACGCCGCACGCGCCGCCTACTACGACGCCGCGGCACTCATGTTGTCCGGCAAGCCGTTCAAGAAGGCCGCCGCCGTCGCCAAGCTCGTCGCCAGCGAGGCCGCCATGGACAACGCCCGCGACGCCACCCAGGTCTTCGGCGGGTACGGCTACATGAACGAGTACCTCGTGGCGCGGCACTACCGCGACAGCAAGATCCTCGAGATCGGCGAAGGCACGACCGAGGTCCAGCTCATGCTGATCGCGCGGGAGGCCGGCCTGTGA
- a CDS encoding acetyl/propionyl/methylcrotonyl-CoA carboxylase subunit alpha, which yields MSPNAFDTVLVANRGEIAVRVMRTLRAMGIRSVAVYSDADAGARHVAEADVAVRIGPAAARQSYLSIEAILAAVARTGAQAVHPGYGFLSENAAFAEALASAGVAFVGPPVRAIRTMGDKITAKAAVSAFGVPVVPGISRPGLSDDDLIGGAPEVGFPVLVKPSAGGGGKGMRVVERAADLPAALVSARREAAAAFGDDTLFLERFVLNPRHIEVQVVADGHGAVVHFGERECSLQRRHQKVIEEAPSPLLDAATRARIGAAACDTARSVDYTGAGTVEFIVSADRPDEFFFMEMNTRLQVEHPVTELVTGVDLVELQVRIAAGEPLPMRQDDVTLTGHAIEARVYAEDPAHGFLPTGGTVLDVRESVSARTDSGIRAGTVVGSDYDPMLAKVIAHAADRPAALRALDRALADTAVLGVTTNVDFLRFLLADDDVAAGRLDTGLLDRRTPDYVAAEAGDDELIAAAAWHWLARWPAEPGDPWAVPSGWRTGAHAPTTARLRAGERTDHVHVSGTPAGASVRIEDGERRALTAARDGANLTVVLDGVRTVYVVASDGDATWLAGPRGTCLITEVREAPVRPEDQHAGDAELVSPMPGSVVAVGADDGAAVAAGDVVVTVEAMKMEHALAAPVAGVVELLVAVGDQVKVGQPLARIIAATEENP from the coding sequence ATGTCCCCGAACGCGTTCGACACCGTCCTGGTCGCCAACCGCGGCGAGATCGCGGTCCGCGTCATGCGCACGCTGCGCGCCATGGGCATCCGCTCGGTGGCCGTCTACAGCGACGCCGACGCCGGGGCCCGCCACGTCGCCGAGGCCGACGTCGCCGTGCGGATCGGTCCCGCCGCCGCGCGGCAGAGCTACCTGTCCATCGAGGCGATCCTGGCGGCGGTCGCGCGCACCGGAGCCCAGGCCGTCCACCCGGGATACGGATTCCTCTCCGAGAACGCCGCGTTCGCCGAGGCCCTCGCGTCCGCCGGGGTGGCCTTCGTCGGCCCGCCGGTGAGGGCCATCCGGACGATGGGGGACAAGATCACGGCCAAGGCGGCGGTGTCGGCGTTCGGCGTGCCCGTGGTGCCCGGCATCTCCCGGCCCGGCCTGTCCGACGACGATCTCATCGGCGGTGCGCCCGAGGTGGGGTTCCCGGTCCTGGTGAAGCCGTCGGCGGGCGGCGGTGGCAAGGGCATGCGCGTCGTCGAACGCGCCGCCGACCTGCCGGCCGCGTTGGTCTCGGCCCGCCGGGAAGCGGCTGCCGCGTTCGGCGACGACACCCTGTTCCTGGAGCGCTTCGTGCTCAACCCGCGCCACATCGAGGTGCAGGTGGTCGCCGACGGGCACGGCGCCGTCGTGCACTTCGGCGAGCGCGAGTGCAGCCTGCAGCGGCGCCACCAGAAGGTCATCGAGGAGGCGCCCTCGCCGCTGCTGGACGCCGCCACCCGGGCACGCATCGGCGCCGCGGCGTGCGACACCGCACGCAGCGTGGACTACACCGGGGCGGGCACCGTCGAGTTCATCGTCTCCGCCGACCGGCCCGACGAGTTCTTCTTCATGGAGATGAACACCCGCCTGCAGGTGGAACACCCGGTCACCGAACTGGTCACCGGCGTCGACCTGGTCGAGCTGCAGGTCCGCATCGCGGCGGGCGAGCCGCTGCCGATGCGCCAGGACGACGTCACGCTGACCGGCCACGCGATCGAGGCGCGCGTCTACGCCGAAGACCCCGCCCATGGATTCCTGCCCACCGGTGGCACCGTCCTCGACGTCCGGGAAAGCGTCTCCGCGCGCACGGATTCGGGCATCCGGGCGGGCACCGTCGTCGGCAGCGACTACGACCCGATGCTCGCCAAGGTCATCGCACACGCCGCCGACCGTCCCGCCGCCCTGCGGGCGCTGGACCGCGCGCTCGCCGATACCGCCGTTCTCGGCGTGACCACCAACGTCGACTTCCTGCGCTTCCTGCTCGCCGACGACGACGTCGCGGCCGGGCGGCTCGACACCGGGCTGCTCGACCGCCGCACACCCGATTACGTCGCCGCCGAGGCCGGTGACGACGAGCTGATCGCCGCCGCCGCGTGGCACTGGCTCGCGCGGTGGCCGGCCGAGCCCGGCGACCCGTGGGCCGTGCCCTCGGGCTGGCGCACCGGCGCACACGCCCCGACGACGGCGCGGCTGCGCGCCGGCGAGCGCACCGACCACGTCCACGTCAGCGGTACCCCCGCTGGGGCGAGCGTCCGCATCGAGGACGGCGAACGCCGTGCGTTGACGGCGGCACGCGACGGGGCGAACCTGACCGTCGTGCTCGACGGCGTGCGCACCGTGTACGTCGTCGCGTCCGACGGCGACGCGACGTGGCTTGCCGGGCCGCGGGGCACCTGCCTGATCACCGAGGTGCGCGAGGCGCCGGTGCGGCCCGAGGACCAACACGCCGGCGACGCCGAACTCGTCAGCCCCATGCCCGGATCGGTGGTCGCCGTCGGCGCCGACGACGGCGCCGCGGTGGCGGCCGGCGACGTCGTGGTCACCGTCGAGGCCATGAAGATGGAGCACGCGCTGGCCGCACCCGTCGCCGGCGTCGTCGAACTGCTCGTCGCCGTGGGCGACCAGGTCAAGGTGGGCCAGCCGCTGGCCCGCATCATCGCCGCAACCGAGGAGAACCCGTGA
- a CDS encoding carboxyl transferase domain-containing protein, which produces MPTRVSHREQHLVLVEELRDKLAAAARGGPDRARERHVGRGKLLPRDRVDGLLDPGSPFLEIAPLAADGMYGDECPGAGIITGIGRVSGRECVIVANDATVKGGTYYPVTVKKHLRAQEVAGQNRLPCIYLVDSGGAFLPRQDEVFPDRDHFGRIFFNQATLSARGIPQIAAVLGSCTAGGAYVPAMSDEAVIVRNQGTIFLGGPPLVKAATGEVVSAEDLGGGDLHAKVSGVTDHLAHDDRDALRIVRRIVATLGPRTPTPWDVAPAVDAVADQTELYDVVPTDARVPYDVHEVVTRIVDGAEFTEFKAEYGTTLVTGFARIHGHPVGIVANNGVLFGESALKGAHFIELCDKRSTPLLFLQNIAGFMVGRDYEAGGIAKHGAKMVTAVACARVPKLTVVIGGSYGAGNYSMCGRAYSPRFLWMWPNARISVMGGEQAASVLATVRGDMTPDETEAFKAPIREQYEHQGNPYYSTARLWDDGVIDPADTRTVLGLALSVVAQAPLEPVSYGVFRM; this is translated from the coding sequence ATGCCGACGCGGGTATCGCATCGCGAGCAGCACCTGGTGCTGGTCGAGGAACTGCGGGACAAGTTGGCGGCCGCGGCCCGCGGCGGTCCCGACCGTGCCCGGGAGCGTCACGTCGGTCGCGGCAAGCTGCTGCCGCGCGACCGCGTCGACGGACTGCTCGATCCGGGTTCACCGTTCCTGGAGATCGCGCCGCTGGCGGCCGACGGCATGTACGGCGACGAGTGCCCCGGCGCCGGCATCATCACCGGGATCGGGCGGGTGTCCGGGCGCGAGTGCGTCATCGTCGCCAACGACGCGACGGTCAAGGGCGGCACCTACTACCCGGTGACGGTGAAGAAGCACCTGCGGGCCCAGGAGGTCGCCGGCCAGAACCGGCTCCCGTGCATCTACCTCGTCGACTCCGGCGGCGCCTTCCTGCCCCGTCAGGACGAGGTCTTCCCCGACCGCGACCACTTCGGCCGCATCTTCTTCAACCAGGCCACCCTGAGCGCCCGGGGCATCCCGCAGATCGCGGCGGTGCTCGGGTCCTGCACCGCCGGAGGCGCTTACGTGCCCGCCATGAGCGACGAAGCGGTGATCGTCCGCAACCAGGGCACCATCTTCCTCGGGGGGCCGCCGCTGGTGAAGGCCGCGACCGGCGAGGTCGTCAGCGCCGAGGACCTCGGCGGCGGCGACCTGCACGCCAAGGTCTCCGGTGTCACCGACCACCTCGCCCACGACGACCGCGACGCCCTGCGCATCGTGCGCCGCATCGTCGCGACGCTCGGCCCGCGCACCCCGACCCCGTGGGACGTGGCTCCCGCCGTCGACGCGGTCGCCGACCAGACCGAGCTCTACGACGTCGTGCCCACCGACGCTCGCGTGCCCTACGACGTCCACGAGGTGGTCACCCGGATCGTCGACGGTGCCGAGTTCACGGAGTTCAAGGCCGAATACGGCACCACGCTGGTGACGGGCTTCGCCCGCATCCACGGCCACCCGGTGGGCATCGTCGCCAACAACGGGGTGCTGTTCGGCGAATCCGCGCTCAAGGGAGCGCATTTCATCGAGCTGTGCGACAAGCGCTCCACGCCGCTGCTCTTCCTGCAGAACATCGCGGGCTTCATGGTGGGGCGTGACTACGAGGCCGGGGGCATCGCCAAGCACGGCGCCAAGATGGTGACCGCGGTGGCGTGCGCACGGGTGCCGAAGCTGACCGTGGTGATCGGCGGCTCCTACGGTGCGGGCAACTACTCGATGTGCGGCCGCGCGTACTCGCCGCGCTTCCTGTGGATGTGGCCCAACGCCCGGATCTCGGTGATGGGCGGCGAGCAGGCCGCATCGGTGCTCGCCACCGTGCGCGGCGACATGACGCCCGACGAGACCGAGGCGTTCAAGGCGCCGATCCGTGAGCAGTACGAGCACCAGGGCAATCCCTACTACTCCACGGCGCGGCTGTGGGACGACGGCGTGATCGACCCGGCCGACACCAGAACCGTTCTCGGACTGGCTCTCTCGGTGGTGGCCCAGGCGCCGCTCGAGCCGGTGTCCTACGGCGTCTTCAGGATGTGA
- a CDS encoding SACE_7040 family transcriptional regulator, whose translation MTEPIAPGAETRRSRAKSDRRTQLIAAAERLMAERGYLAVRIEDIGAAAGVSGPAIYRHFPNKEALLVEILVGISTRLLQGAEAVVSDARDARAVLDGLIDFHLDFALGESDLIRIQDRDLDHLPTAARRQVRKAQRQYVEIWVDALRRLDSRLADADARLMAHATFGLLNSTPYSVGRTTPPSSSRSVLRAMTTAALTSRGGHAARPAKH comes from the coding sequence ATGACCGAGCCGATCGCACCCGGTGCGGAAACGCGCCGCAGCAGGGCCAAGTCCGACCGGCGCACGCAGCTCATCGCCGCCGCCGAGCGGCTCATGGCCGAACGCGGCTATCTGGCGGTGCGCATCGAGGACATCGGTGCCGCGGCCGGCGTCAGCGGGCCGGCGATCTACCGGCACTTCCCGAACAAGGAGGCGCTGCTCGTCGAAATCCTGGTGGGCATCAGCACCCGGCTGCTGCAGGGCGCCGAAGCGGTGGTGTCCGACGCGCGCGACGCACGGGCCGTGCTGGACGGGTTGATCGACTTCCACCTCGACTTCGCCCTGGGTGAGTCGGACCTGATCCGCATTCAGGACCGCGACCTGGATCACCTGCCCACGGCGGCGCGACGGCAGGTACGCAAGGCCCAGCGGCAGTACGTCGAGATCTGGGTGGACGCGTTGCGCCGCCTCGACTCCCGGCTCGCCGACGCCGACGCTCGGCTCATGGCCCATGCGACGTTCGGGCTGCTGAACTCGACGCCGTACAGCGTGGGACGAACGACGCCGCCATCGTCATCACGCTCGGTACTGCGCGCGATGACGACGGCGGCGTTGACGTCTCGGGGCGGGCACGCGGCCCGCCCGGCCAAGCACTAG
- a CDS encoding DUF6131 family protein translates to MIAIGAILLILGLIFSVPILTYIGVVALVIGAVFWLLGAAGHAVGGRRVWY, encoded by the coding sequence ATGATTGCCATCGGAGCGATCCTCCTCATCCTCGGCCTGATCTTCAGCGTGCCGATCCTCACCTACATCGGCGTCGTCGCCCTCGTCATCGGCGCGGTCTTCTGGCTGCTGGGCGCCGCCGGGCACGCCGTGGGTGGGCGACGCGTCTGGTATTAG